Proteins found in one Toxotes jaculatrix isolate fToxJac2 chromosome 18, fToxJac2.pri, whole genome shotgun sequence genomic segment:
- the pdgfbb gene encoding uncharacterized protein pdgfbb isoform X2, giving the protein MLDRSNANFLLWPPCVEVQRCSGCCNTKSLQCVPVVTHTRYLQVMKIEYINKRPTYAKAVVSVVDHVECRCQPAPRPPVHKKKSSRRQHSHQHRNQTLSQEHGQGQVKMHSKDELHQWDELKQNQRAHLEDLLEQHWSPRGDTFTQPGEGYSLAGEGTSRSGEATLFTPHWAHNSSRLHETENPENVQRKDGGISGGNKTVSSVDVGVEHKNKLVEGGNGLLLNSTEGEINEGNGGQDKETQTHSPLLQGDKSKFTKSRTSGIPQPVTQSPQAKFIPTEEIISEKVGSRFRPTKEPNPEPREQVRRRENETPEEERILQIEEAKLEEEKKELLLLHKRLDQEKEILRQQQMKREEEERQKEKGLDGQHHLHGKHHHLQTTTQKPETTTSTTTTRKPSAPAGPRPPARPNHTRKRMRKNRKRISKAAMRAMLM; this is encoded by the exons ATGCTGGACCGTAGCAATGCTAACTTCCTGTTATGGCCACCCTGCGTTGAGGTGCAGCGATGCTCTGGCTGCTGCAACACCAAGAGCCTGCAGTGTGTCCCCGTTGTTACGCACACAAGATACTTGCAG GTCATGAAGATagaatacataaataaaagacCAACTTACGCCAAAGCAGTGGTGTCAGTGGTGGATCACGTGGAATGCCGATGTCAGCCCGCGCCACGTCCTCCAGTGCACAAGAAAAAATCATCTCGCAGACAGCACAGCCACCAGCATCGAAACCAGACGCTCAGCCAAGAACACGGACAGGGACAG GTCAAGATGCACTCCAAGGATGAACTCCACCAGTGGGATGAGCTGAAACAGAACCAGAGGGCCCACCTAGAGGATCTCCTGGAGCAACACTGGAGCCCCAGGGGAGACACCTTCACTCAGCCTGGAGAAGGGTACAGTCTGGCTGGGGAGGGCACATCTCGGTCCGGAGAGGCTACTCTCTTTACCCCTCACTGGGCACATAACTCCAGCAGGCTCCATGAGACTGAGAATCCTGAGAATGTGCAGAGGAAGGATGGTGGGATCTCAGGTGGCAACAAGACTGTTTCCTCAGTGGATGTTGGTGTTGAGCATAAGAACAAGTTGGTAGAAGGCGGGAATGGGTTGCTGCTCAACAGTACAGAAGGGGAAATTAATGAGGGGAATGGGGGGcaggacaaagaaacacaaacacacagcccatTATTGCAAGGTGACAAATCAAAATTTACAAAGAGTCGCACGAGTGGTATCCCTCAGCCTGTTACTCAGAGTCCTCAAGCCAAATTCATTCCTACTGAGGAAATCATCAGTGAGAAAGTTGGGAGCAGGTTCCGACCCACCAAAGAGCCAAATCCAGAACCTCGAGAGCAGGTGAGACGCAGAGAGAACGAGACTCCGGAGGAAGAGAGGATTTTACAGATTGAGGAGGCAaaactggaggaggagaaaaaggagctTTTACTCCTCCACAAGAGGTTGGACCAAGAGAAGGAGATactgagacagcagcagatgaagcgagaagaagaggaaaggcagaaagaaaagggaTTAGATGGTCAACATCACCTGCATGGTAAACATCATCATCTGCAAACGACAACGCAGAAACCAG AGACAACAACATCTACGACTACCACACGAAAGCCCTCGGCTCCAGCAGGCCCCAGACCCCCAGCTCGTCCAAATCATACAAGGAAAAGGATGAGGAAGAATCGCAAACGGATCAGCAAGGCAGCTATGAGAGCAATGCTAATGTAG
- the pdgfbb gene encoding uncharacterized protein pdgfbb isoform X1 has translation MSSWVQLLLVLLAACLRFGVAEGDPLPAALVELVRNSPISSIEDLQLLLLSDSVDEEDGTSAANGGHRLPRSLDAQPAQQALCKVRTEVVEVTRAMLDRSNANFLLWPPCVEVQRCSGCCNTKSLQCVPVVTHTRYLQVMKIEYINKRPTYAKAVVSVVDHVECRCQPAPRPPVHKKKSSRRQHSHQHRNQTLSQEHGQGQVKMHSKDELHQWDELKQNQRAHLEDLLEQHWSPRGDTFTQPGEGYSLAGEGTSRSGEATLFTPHWAHNSSRLHETENPENVQRKDGGISGGNKTVSSVDVGVEHKNKLVEGGNGLLLNSTEGEINEGNGGQDKETQTHSPLLQGDKSKFTKSRTSGIPQPVTQSPQAKFIPTEEIISEKVGSRFRPTKEPNPEPREQVRRRENETPEEERILQIEEAKLEEEKKELLLLHKRLDQEKEILRQQQMKREEEERQKEKGLDGQHHLHGKHHHLQTTTQKPETTTSTTTTRKPSAPAGPRPPARPNHTRKRMRKNRKRISKAAMRAMLM, from the exons ATGAGCTCGTGGGTACAGCTGCTGCTCGTGTTGCTGGCGGCGTGTCTGCGGTTTGGCGTAGCCGAG ggggACCCTCTGCCTGCAGCTCTGGTGGAGCTGGTTAGAAACAGCCCCATCTCCTCCATAGAGGaccttcagctgctgctgctctctgactccGTAG ATGAGGAGGACGGGACTTCTGCAGCCAATGGAGGTCACAGACTACCAAGGAGCCTGG ACGCCCAGCCGGCCCAGCAGGCTCTTTGTAAAGTACGTACAGAGGTGGTTGAGGTCACCAGGGCGATGCTGGACCGTAGCAATGCTAACTTCCTGTTATGGCCACCCTGCGTTGAGGTGCAGCGATGCTCTGGCTGCTGCAACACCAAGAGCCTGCAGTGTGTCCCCGTTGTTACGCACACAAGATACTTGCAG GTCATGAAGATagaatacataaataaaagacCAACTTACGCCAAAGCAGTGGTGTCAGTGGTGGATCACGTGGAATGCCGATGTCAGCCCGCGCCACGTCCTCCAGTGCACAAGAAAAAATCATCTCGCAGACAGCACAGCCACCAGCATCGAAACCAGACGCTCAGCCAAGAACACGGACAGGGACAG GTCAAGATGCACTCCAAGGATGAACTCCACCAGTGGGATGAGCTGAAACAGAACCAGAGGGCCCACCTAGAGGATCTCCTGGAGCAACACTGGAGCCCCAGGGGAGACACCTTCACTCAGCCTGGAGAAGGGTACAGTCTGGCTGGGGAGGGCACATCTCGGTCCGGAGAGGCTACTCTCTTTACCCCTCACTGGGCACATAACTCCAGCAGGCTCCATGAGACTGAGAATCCTGAGAATGTGCAGAGGAAGGATGGTGGGATCTCAGGTGGCAACAAGACTGTTTCCTCAGTGGATGTTGGTGTTGAGCATAAGAACAAGTTGGTAGAAGGCGGGAATGGGTTGCTGCTCAACAGTACAGAAGGGGAAATTAATGAGGGGAATGGGGGGcaggacaaagaaacacaaacacacagcccatTATTGCAAGGTGACAAATCAAAATTTACAAAGAGTCGCACGAGTGGTATCCCTCAGCCTGTTACTCAGAGTCCTCAAGCCAAATTCATTCCTACTGAGGAAATCATCAGTGAGAAAGTTGGGAGCAGGTTCCGACCCACCAAAGAGCCAAATCCAGAACCTCGAGAGCAGGTGAGACGCAGAGAGAACGAGACTCCGGAGGAAGAGAGGATTTTACAGATTGAGGAGGCAaaactggaggaggagaaaaaggagctTTTACTCCTCCACAAGAGGTTGGACCAAGAGAAGGAGATactgagacagcagcagatgaagcgagaagaagaggaaaggcagaaagaaaagggaTTAGATGGTCAACATCACCTGCATGGTAAACATCATCATCTGCAAACGACAACGCAGAAACCAG AGACAACAACATCTACGACTACCACACGAAAGCCCTCGGCTCCAGCAGGCCCCAGACCCCCAGCTCGTCCAAATCATACAAGGAAAAGGATGAGGAAGAATCGCAAACGGATCAGCAAGGCAGCTATGAGAGCAATGCTAATGTAG